From a region of the Streptomyces sp. NBC_01454 genome:
- a CDS encoding FMN-dependent NADH-azoreductase — MATLLLIDSSVFPEGGSASRSVTAAFRKAWEAEHPDGTVIHRDLAADPLPHLDAVAASAGFSDPATHSPEQQAAFALRVELAEELEQADAIVIGAPMYNFTIPSTLKAWLDQVILMGRTAGEQPSAKGTPVTVVASRGGSYAPGTPREPFEYVQNYLEAVLSGGLGLDVDFIVPELTMAPNNPAMAELVPLYETSREKAHEDAQAKAKALAGRLAA; from the coding sequence ATGGCCACGCTTCTGCTCATCGACTCCTCCGTCTTCCCCGAGGGCGGCTCCGCCTCCCGCTCGGTCACCGCGGCCTTCCGCAAGGCCTGGGAGGCCGAGCACCCCGACGGCACCGTCATCCACCGCGATCTGGCCGCCGACCCGCTGCCGCACCTCGACGCGGTCGCCGCCTCGGCCGGCTTCTCCGACCCGGCCACCCACTCCCCCGAGCAGCAGGCGGCCTTCGCGCTGCGCGTCGAGCTCGCCGAGGAACTGGAGCAGGCCGACGCGATCGTCATCGGCGCACCGATGTACAACTTCACGATCCCCTCCACCCTCAAGGCGTGGCTCGACCAGGTGATCCTCATGGGCCGCACGGCGGGCGAGCAGCCGTCCGCCAAGGGCACCCCGGTCACCGTCGTCGCCAGCCGCGGCGGTTCCTACGCCCCGGGCACGCCCCGTGAGCCCTTCGAGTACGTGCAGAACTACCTGGAGGCCGTGCTGAGCGGCGGGCTGGGCCTCGACGTCGACTTCATCGTCCCGGAGCTGACCATGGCCCCCAACAACCCGGCGATGGCCGAGCTGGTGCCGCTGTACGAGACCTCCCGCGAGAAGGCACACGAGGACGCGCAGGCCAAGGCCAAGGCCCTCGCCGGGCGCCTCGCCGCCTGA
- a CDS encoding winged helix-turn-helix transcriptional regulator has protein sequence MADHGEAMCRQVDGGMTRVFEVFGKRWTGLIVATLMPGPVHFAELRRAIPGISERMLSDRLMELSATGLVVREVDAGPPLRVSYRLTEAGLAMEPSLKELARWAETYLTDGGQCPERFRK, from the coding sequence ATGGCGGACCACGGCGAGGCGATGTGCAGGCAGGTCGACGGCGGCATGACGCGCGTCTTCGAGGTGTTCGGGAAGCGCTGGACAGGGCTGATCGTCGCCACTCTCATGCCGGGCCCGGTGCACTTCGCCGAGCTGCGGCGGGCCATCCCCGGGATCAGTGAGCGGATGCTCTCCGACCGCCTGATGGAGCTGTCGGCGACCGGCCTGGTCGTGCGCGAGGTGGACGCGGGGCCGCCGCTGCGGGTCTCCTACCGGCTGACGGAGGCCGGTCTGGCCATGGAGCCCTCGCTCAAGGAGCTGGCGCGGTGGGCGGAGACGTATCTCACCGACGGCGGCCAGTGTCCGGAGCGGTTCCGGAAGTAG